The Manduca sexta isolate Smith_Timp_Sample1 chromosome 17, JHU_Msex_v1.0, whole genome shotgun sequence genome includes a window with the following:
- the LOC115449068 gene encoding tectonin beta-propeller repeat-containing protein isoform X1: MSSNSLLFSINHEGKVYALSTSGSCWREFMYLGLEFKTLSAVPHFLWAVGGDRQIYLHVHGLEIPIRVKEESYENERWLPLEGFSGRLLPTDRYHFSSQDGTKDRSIDRIRLPSMAWQWEGDWQLELTLDGQPLDHDGWSYAIDFPAQFGPTKQWKSCVRRRKWIRYRKFSAMNSWCAIAPLHKDPTQEPFIDVSIGGNQIPYASSGTLSVWAITAHGRVMYRTGVSTTSPEGLKWINISIPPNCDIKQISVGSTGLVWALLWTGRVIVRKGVTKDCPTGEAWLEVKSPNETKLTSISVGYNAIWAVGSDTRVWFRKGIDGNNAGNSEAAAIGSGWLEITGNMSQISVGINDQVFAIGDSDKCIYWRSGITPTELTGKRWKMIQANMQLSRTSSSASVVSSVSNPKHHSLSMLSETAPERKSNINLHNSWEESHSAPIEHTLPVKSQRESRPKSNNINLENIDLTGKSYETTLKNPRAWSPVRSVGSVVGMEAQPDSDSSVFDVDSGMFFDDEISQTAWGTCEATWAFVEAGACSMDVMQVPHWFTDFQNINNSDLIAKWRIQILQSLKNRNSIQNLDLSHYGAAVEEKGWTRSCEARLVHPSNISEECILSLYWHDLENTGTLSIFQADGTIKFIISLCEVTSVYVSSEPGNARISLSVPRHSEGTIKIQFISEMEQEEWLNVLVDITSQINGLSGKPSANSVWAVTMAGDVLNWDPMPTKVNSEKNGTYTKEFQVFGKDILSGLTTNLYNNFPPGSSLILTGCLCDEIKRCSINLCGPEVKKQRHKIEMEVVEIPFHFNIRFDENVVVCNTMMFGSWGVEERHELPLKPGQEFSMIIICEVNELRVVINGKSYCSYKHRVSPESITSVSVKGPLKLFTMEYCTTSVIIGADEMFWRMMGGYLRRVECSENGVVWGISHDHRAWVYTGGWGGGVLKGIGSKEAIHSMTDTQTYCVYENQRWNPLSGYTSTGLPTDRYMWSDITGKHKRTREHTKLLSRHWHWISEWMIDYNTPGGVDTDGWQYATDFPAPYHGKKIFTDCVRRRRWYRKAQIITEGPWVRAGSTALLDISLWVNGDEVSVWAITLGGDAIYRTGVTPSTPAGQHWEHINSPQSLIAISTCNNVVWSAGRKGELYCRDISKENPGGLTWKLVEQPKSGNPYIHKSAGAKVVSLTEVSAWVILSDGAIAVRTHISKEKPEGKEWKYLSDSDLTFKYVSSMHQAVWAVCSAGTLQRRLGVTTDNPAGTAWQRVLSGSIVHVSARGLAPR; this comes from the exons atgtccagtaattccTTATTGTTTTCAATCAACCATGAAGGTAAAGTGTATGCTTTATCTACTAGTGGCTCATGTTGGAGAGAATTTATGTACTTGGGTTTGGAATTCAAAACTTTATCTGCTGTGCCGCATTTTCTGTGGGCTGTAGGAGGCGATAGACAAATTTACCTACATGTTCATGGCTTAGAAATACCGATTCGAGTCAAAGAAGAATCATACGAGAATGAAAGGTGGTTGCCACTAGAAGGATTCAGTGGTAGGCTGTTGCCTACAGACAGGTATCATTTCTCATCACAAGATGGCACAAAGGACCGATCTATTGACCGCATTAGATTACCCTCTATGGCTTGGCAGTGGGAGGGTGACTGGCAGCTAGAATTGACATTGGATGGTCAGCCTTTAGATCATGATGGTTGGAGTTATGCCATAGATTTTCCAGCACAATTTGGTCCAACTAAACAGTGGAAGTCTTGTGTGAGGAGAAGGAAATGGATAAGGTACAGAAAGTTCAGTGCTATGAATTCATGGTGTGCTATAGCTCCTCTACACAAGGATCCCACACAGGAACCATTTATAGATGTCAGTATTGGTGGCAATCAAATACCATATGCCAGTTCTGGCACACTGTCAGTTTGGGCTATAACAGCTCATGGCCGTGTAATGTATCGGACTGGTGTAAGTACAACCTCACCTGAGGGCTTGAAATGGATTAATATTAGCATTCCACCAAACTGTGATATTAAACAGATCTCTGTAGGTTCTACTGGTTTAGTATGGGCACTTCTTTGGACAGGTAGAGTTATTGTAAGAAAAGGGGTTACTAAGGATTGCCCAACAGGTGAGGCTTGGTTGGAAGTGAAGTCACCAAATGAAACTAAATTAACATCTATATCTGTGGGGTATAATGCTATATGGGCTGTGGGGTCTGACACCAGGGTATGGTTTAGAAAGGGTATAGATGGCAATAATGCTGGAAACTCAGAGGCTGCTGCTATAGGTAGTGGATGGTTAGAAATAACAGGCAACATGTCACAAATATCTGTTGGAATAAATGACCAAGTATTTGCCATTGGGGACTCTGATAAGTGCATTTATTGGCGAAGTGGGATTACCCCAACTGAACTAACCGGTAAGAGGTGGAAAATGATTCAAGCTAACATGCAACTCAGTCGCACATCAAGCTCAGCAAGTGTTGTTTCATCAGTATCCAACCCTAAACATCATAGTTTAAGTATGCTAAGTGAAACAGCACCAGAACGTaagtcaaatattaatttacacaaTTCTTGGGAAGAGTCTCATTCTGCACCTATAGAACACACCCTGCCAGTTAAATCACAACGAGAATCACGGCCtaaaagtaacaatattaatttggaAAACATTGATTTAACTGGAAAAAGTTATGAAACCACTCTCAAGAATCCACGTGCTTGGAGTCCCGTGAGAAGTGTAGGTTCAGTGGTGGGCATGGAAGCACAACCAGACAGTGACAGCAGTGTATTCGATGTTGATTCTGGCATGTTTTTTGATGATGAAATAAGTCAAACTGCCTGGGGTACCTGTGAAGCAACTTGGGCTTTTGTGGAAGCTGGAGCTTGTTCTATGGATGTAATGCAAGTACCTCATTGGTTTACTGActttcaaaacataaataattcagATCTTATTGCAAAGTGGAGGATTCAAATTTTGCAGAGTTTGAAAAATAGAAATAGCATTCAAAATCTTGATCTGTCGCATTATGGAGCAGCAGTGGAAGAGAAAGGCTGGACTCGCAGCTGTGAGGCCAGGCTGGTGCATCCAAGCAACATAAGTGAAGAATGTATATTGTCTTTGTATTGGCATGACTTAGAAAATACAGGAACTTTGTCAATTTTCCAAGCTGATggtactataaaatttataataagtttatgtGAAGTAACAAGTGTCTATGTGTCATCAGAACCAGGAAATGCCAGAATTAGCCTCTCAGTTCCGCGCCATAGTGAAGgcacaattaaaatacaatttatttcagaAATGGAACAAGAGGAATGGTTAAATGTTTTGGTTGATATTACATCTCAAATAAATGGTCTTTCTGGCAAACCTTCTGCCAATTCAGTATGGGCTGTAACAATGGCTGGTGATGTCTTAAACTGGGATCCAATGCCTACTAAAGTGAACAGCGAAAAAAATGGTACTTATACTAAAGAATTTCAAGTTTTTGGAAAAGACATACTTTCTGGATTAACAACAAATTTGTATAACAATTTTCCTCCTGGCAGCAGTTTAATCCTCACAGGTTGTTTATGTGATGAAATTAAACGATGTTCTATAAATTTGTGTGGTCCTGAAGTTAAAAAGCAAAGACATAAGATAGAGATGGAAGTTGTGGAAATACCATTCcattttaatataagatttgATGAGAATGTTGTAGTTTGTAATACAATGATGTTTGGAAGTTGGGGTGTAGAGGAACGACATGAGTTACCATTGAAACCAGGCCAGGAGTTCTCGATGATAATTATTTGTGAAGTTAATGAGTTGAGAGTCGTCATTAATGGTAAAAGTTATTGTAGCTATAAACACAGAGTGAGTCCTGAAAGCATAACTTCTGTGTCTGTGAAAGGACCATTAAAGCTATTCACAATGGAATATTGCACAACAAGTGTCATTATAGGGGCAGATGAAATGTTCTGGCGCATGATGGGAGGATATTTGCGCCGCGTAGAATGTTCTGAAAACGGCGTAGTGTGGGGCATATCTCATGACCACAGGGCTTGGGTCTACACTGGAGGTTGGGGTGGTGGAGTTCTTAAAG gtATTGGAAGCAAAGAAGCCATTCATTCAATGACTGATACTCAAACATATTGCGTATACGAAAATCAAAGATGGAACCCGCTCTCTGGTTACACTTCTACAGGGCTCCCCACAGATCGGTACATGTGGAGCGATATAACTGGGAAGCATAAAAGGACTCGTGAACACACCAAACTTCTGAGCCGTCATTGGCATTGG ATTTCAGAATGGATGATAGATTACAACACACCAGGTGGAGTAGATACAGATGGCTGGCAATATGCAACAGATTTCCCAGCTCCATATCacggaaaaaaaatctttactgaTTGCGTCCGAAGAAGAAGGTGGTATAGAAAAGCTCAAATAATTACCGAAGGACCTTGGGTACGTGCTGGCAGCACAGCATTACTCGATATATCTTTATGG gTTAATGGTGACGAAGTATCTGTTTGGGCTATTACATTAGGTGGTGATGCAATTTACCGCACAGGAGTTACACCTTCAACACCGGCA GGCCAACATTGGGAACACATAAACAGCCCACAGTCATTAATCGCAATAAGCACATGCAACAATGTTGTTTGGTCGGCTGGACGAAAAGGCGAGTTGTACTGCAGAGATATTTCAAAAGAGAATCCAGGGGGACTCACTTGGAAATTAGTGGAGCAACCAAAGAGTGGCAACCCTTATATTCATAAAAGCGCTGGCGCTAAAGTAGTCTCCCTCACTGAAGTGTCTGCGTGGGTTATTCTCTCGGATGGTGCTATTGCGGTCAGGACCCATATTTCAAAAGAGAAACCAGAAGGCAAGGAATGGAAATATTTATCCG ATAGCGACCTGACGTTCAAATACGTATCGAGCATGCACCAAGCAGTTTGGGCTGTTTGTTCGGCTGGGACGCTCCAGCGCCGGCTCGGTGTGACGACAGACAACCCGGCGGGCACTGCCTGGCAACGAGTTCTGTCTGGCTCTATCGTGCACGTGTCTGCGAGAGGACTGGCGCCACGCTAG
- the LOC115449068 gene encoding tectonin beta-propeller repeat-containing protein isoform X2 has product MSSNSLLFSINHEGKVYALSTSGSCWREFMYLGLEFKTLSAVPHFLWAVGGDRQIYLHVHGLEIPIRVKEESYENERWLPLEGFSGRLLPTDRYHFSSQDGTKDRSIDRIRLPSMAWQWEGDWQLELTLDGQPLDHDGWSYAIDFPAQFGPTKQWKSCVRRRKWIRYRKFSAMNSWCAIAPLHKDPTQEPFIDVSIGGNQIPYASSGTLSVWAITAHGRVMYRTGVSTTSPEGLKWINISIPPNCDIKQISVGSTGLVWALLWTGRVIVRKGVTKDCPTGEAWLEVKSPNETKLTSISVGYNAIWAVGSDTRVWFRKGIDGNNAGNSEAAAIGSGWLEITGNMSQISVGINDQVFAIGDSDKCIYWRSGITPTELTGKRWKMIQANMQLSRTSSSASVVSSVSNPKHHSLSMLSETAPERKSNINLHNSWEESHSAPIEHTLPVKSQRESRPKSNNINLENIDLTGKSYETTLKNPRAWSPVRSVGSVVGMEAQPDSDSSVFDVDSGMFFDDEISQTAWGTCEATWAFVEAGACSMDVMQVPHWFTDFQNINNSDLIAKWRIQILQSLKNRNSIQNLDLSHYGAAVEEKGWTRSCEARLVHPSNISEECILSLYWHDLENTGTLSIFQADGTIKFIISLCEVTSVYVSSEPGNARISLSVPRHSEGTIKIQFISEMEQEEWLNVLVDITSQINGLSGKPSANSVWAVTMAGDVLNWDPMPTKVNSEKNGTYTKEFQVFGKDILSGLTTNLYNNFPPGSSLILTGCLCDEIKRCSINLCGPEVKKQRHKIEMEVVEIPFHFNIRFDENVVVCNTMMFGSWGVEERHELPLKPGQEFSMIIICEVNELRVVINGKSYCSYKHRVSPESITSVSVKGPLKLFTMEYCTTSVIIGADEMFWRMMGGYLRRVECSENGVVWGISHDHRAWVYTGGWGGGVLKGIGSKEAIHSMTDTQTYCVYENQRWNPLSGYTSTGLPTDRYMWSDITGKHKRTREHTKLLSRHWHWISEWMIDYNTPGGVDTDGWQYATDFPAPYHGKKIFTDCVRRRRWYRKAQIITEGPWVNGDEVSVWAITLGGDAIYRTGVTPSTPAGQHWEHINSPQSLIAISTCNNVVWSAGRKGELYCRDISKENPGGLTWKLVEQPKSGNPYIHKSAGAKVVSLTEVSAWVILSDGAIAVRTHISKEKPEGKEWKYLSDSDLTFKYVSSMHQAVWAVCSAGTLQRRLGVTTDNPAGTAWQRVLSGSIVHVSARGLAPR; this is encoded by the exons atgtccagtaattccTTATTGTTTTCAATCAACCATGAAGGTAAAGTGTATGCTTTATCTACTAGTGGCTCATGTTGGAGAGAATTTATGTACTTGGGTTTGGAATTCAAAACTTTATCTGCTGTGCCGCATTTTCTGTGGGCTGTAGGAGGCGATAGACAAATTTACCTACATGTTCATGGCTTAGAAATACCGATTCGAGTCAAAGAAGAATCATACGAGAATGAAAGGTGGTTGCCACTAGAAGGATTCAGTGGTAGGCTGTTGCCTACAGACAGGTATCATTTCTCATCACAAGATGGCACAAAGGACCGATCTATTGACCGCATTAGATTACCCTCTATGGCTTGGCAGTGGGAGGGTGACTGGCAGCTAGAATTGACATTGGATGGTCAGCCTTTAGATCATGATGGTTGGAGTTATGCCATAGATTTTCCAGCACAATTTGGTCCAACTAAACAGTGGAAGTCTTGTGTGAGGAGAAGGAAATGGATAAGGTACAGAAAGTTCAGTGCTATGAATTCATGGTGTGCTATAGCTCCTCTACACAAGGATCCCACACAGGAACCATTTATAGATGTCAGTATTGGTGGCAATCAAATACCATATGCCAGTTCTGGCACACTGTCAGTTTGGGCTATAACAGCTCATGGCCGTGTAATGTATCGGACTGGTGTAAGTACAACCTCACCTGAGGGCTTGAAATGGATTAATATTAGCATTCCACCAAACTGTGATATTAAACAGATCTCTGTAGGTTCTACTGGTTTAGTATGGGCACTTCTTTGGACAGGTAGAGTTATTGTAAGAAAAGGGGTTACTAAGGATTGCCCAACAGGTGAGGCTTGGTTGGAAGTGAAGTCACCAAATGAAACTAAATTAACATCTATATCTGTGGGGTATAATGCTATATGGGCTGTGGGGTCTGACACCAGGGTATGGTTTAGAAAGGGTATAGATGGCAATAATGCTGGAAACTCAGAGGCTGCTGCTATAGGTAGTGGATGGTTAGAAATAACAGGCAACATGTCACAAATATCTGTTGGAATAAATGACCAAGTATTTGCCATTGGGGACTCTGATAAGTGCATTTATTGGCGAAGTGGGATTACCCCAACTGAACTAACCGGTAAGAGGTGGAAAATGATTCAAGCTAACATGCAACTCAGTCGCACATCAAGCTCAGCAAGTGTTGTTTCATCAGTATCCAACCCTAAACATCATAGTTTAAGTATGCTAAGTGAAACAGCACCAGAACGTaagtcaaatattaatttacacaaTTCTTGGGAAGAGTCTCATTCTGCACCTATAGAACACACCCTGCCAGTTAAATCACAACGAGAATCACGGCCtaaaagtaacaatattaatttggaAAACATTGATTTAACTGGAAAAAGTTATGAAACCACTCTCAAGAATCCACGTGCTTGGAGTCCCGTGAGAAGTGTAGGTTCAGTGGTGGGCATGGAAGCACAACCAGACAGTGACAGCAGTGTATTCGATGTTGATTCTGGCATGTTTTTTGATGATGAAATAAGTCAAACTGCCTGGGGTACCTGTGAAGCAACTTGGGCTTTTGTGGAAGCTGGAGCTTGTTCTATGGATGTAATGCAAGTACCTCATTGGTTTACTGActttcaaaacataaataattcagATCTTATTGCAAAGTGGAGGATTCAAATTTTGCAGAGTTTGAAAAATAGAAATAGCATTCAAAATCTTGATCTGTCGCATTATGGAGCAGCAGTGGAAGAGAAAGGCTGGACTCGCAGCTGTGAGGCCAGGCTGGTGCATCCAAGCAACATAAGTGAAGAATGTATATTGTCTTTGTATTGGCATGACTTAGAAAATACAGGAACTTTGTCAATTTTCCAAGCTGATggtactataaaatttataataagtttatgtGAAGTAACAAGTGTCTATGTGTCATCAGAACCAGGAAATGCCAGAATTAGCCTCTCAGTTCCGCGCCATAGTGAAGgcacaattaaaatacaatttatttcagaAATGGAACAAGAGGAATGGTTAAATGTTTTGGTTGATATTACATCTCAAATAAATGGTCTTTCTGGCAAACCTTCTGCCAATTCAGTATGGGCTGTAACAATGGCTGGTGATGTCTTAAACTGGGATCCAATGCCTACTAAAGTGAACAGCGAAAAAAATGGTACTTATACTAAAGAATTTCAAGTTTTTGGAAAAGACATACTTTCTGGATTAACAACAAATTTGTATAACAATTTTCCTCCTGGCAGCAGTTTAATCCTCACAGGTTGTTTATGTGATGAAATTAAACGATGTTCTATAAATTTGTGTGGTCCTGAAGTTAAAAAGCAAAGACATAAGATAGAGATGGAAGTTGTGGAAATACCATTCcattttaatataagatttgATGAGAATGTTGTAGTTTGTAATACAATGATGTTTGGAAGTTGGGGTGTAGAGGAACGACATGAGTTACCATTGAAACCAGGCCAGGAGTTCTCGATGATAATTATTTGTGAAGTTAATGAGTTGAGAGTCGTCATTAATGGTAAAAGTTATTGTAGCTATAAACACAGAGTGAGTCCTGAAAGCATAACTTCTGTGTCTGTGAAAGGACCATTAAAGCTATTCACAATGGAATATTGCACAACAAGTGTCATTATAGGGGCAGATGAAATGTTCTGGCGCATGATGGGAGGATATTTGCGCCGCGTAGAATGTTCTGAAAACGGCGTAGTGTGGGGCATATCTCATGACCACAGGGCTTGGGTCTACACTGGAGGTTGGGGTGGTGGAGTTCTTAAAG gtATTGGAAGCAAAGAAGCCATTCATTCAATGACTGATACTCAAACATATTGCGTATACGAAAATCAAAGATGGAACCCGCTCTCTGGTTACACTTCTACAGGGCTCCCCACAGATCGGTACATGTGGAGCGATATAACTGGGAAGCATAAAAGGACTCGTGAACACACCAAACTTCTGAGCCGTCATTGGCATTGG ATTTCAGAATGGATGATAGATTACAACACACCAGGTGGAGTAGATACAGATGGCTGGCAATATGCAACAGATTTCCCAGCTCCATATCacggaaaaaaaatctttactgaTTGCGTCCGAAGAAGAAGGTGGTATAGAAAAGCTCAAATAATTACCGAAGGACCTTGG gTTAATGGTGACGAAGTATCTGTTTGGGCTATTACATTAGGTGGTGATGCAATTTACCGCACAGGAGTTACACCTTCAACACCGGCA GGCCAACATTGGGAACACATAAACAGCCCACAGTCATTAATCGCAATAAGCACATGCAACAATGTTGTTTGGTCGGCTGGACGAAAAGGCGAGTTGTACTGCAGAGATATTTCAAAAGAGAATCCAGGGGGACTCACTTGGAAATTAGTGGAGCAACCAAAGAGTGGCAACCCTTATATTCATAAAAGCGCTGGCGCTAAAGTAGTCTCCCTCACTGAAGTGTCTGCGTGGGTTATTCTCTCGGATGGTGCTATTGCGGTCAGGACCCATATTTCAAAAGAGAAACCAGAAGGCAAGGAATGGAAATATTTATCCG ATAGCGACCTGACGTTCAAATACGTATCGAGCATGCACCAAGCAGTTTGGGCTGTTTGTTCGGCTGGGACGCTCCAGCGCCGGCTCGGTGTGACGACAGACAACCCGGCGGGCACTGCCTGGCAACGAGTTCTGTCTGGCTCTATCGTGCACGTGTCTGCGAGAGGACTGGCGCCACGCTAG
- the LOC115449073 gene encoding mpv17-like protein, protein MGAYSKLRNVFIKYPLLRGMASYGVIWPISSLIQQTFEGKNFENYDWWRCARFGLYGSCYVAPTLYSWLTVANVMWPGTSLRSGIIKTFVETLSYTPLAMCSFYFGMSLLEGKAFNESVLEVKAKFLPTYKVGASVWPAVALINFCLIPPRNRVPFISVCSLIWTCFLAYMKHLEQNSEVLKPGQSPVKLFI, encoded by the exons ATGGGAGCTTACAGTAAGCTGAgaaatgttttcataaaatatccCCTTTTAAGGGGAATGGCATCTTATGGTGTTATATGGCCAATTTCGAGCTTAATACAACAAACATTTGAAGGAAAAAATTTCG AAAACTATGACTGGTGGCGATGTGCAAGGTTTGGATTATATGGCTCCTGTTATGTTGCTCCTACTCTTTACTCCTGGCTGACTGTTGCCAATGTTATGTGGCCTGGAACGTCATTACGGTCTGGCATAATTAAA ACTTTTGTAGAAACTCTTTCATATACACCGCTTGCAATGTGCAGTTTTTACTTTGGTATGAGCTTATTAGAAGGAAAAGCTTTTAATGAATCTGTTTTAGAAGTTAAAGCAAAATTCCTTCCAACCTATaag GTTGGAGCGTCAGTCTGGCCTGCTGTAGCATTGATCAATTTCTGTCTAATTCCACCACGTAACAGGGTACCTTTTATCAGTGTTTGCAGTTTAATTTGGACATGTTTCTTAGCATACATGAAACATTTAGAGCAAAATAGTGAAGTTTTAAAACCTGGGCAAAGTccagttaaattatttatctaa